One part of the Solanum stenotomum isolate F172 unplaced genomic scaffold, ASM1918654v1 scaffold17538, whole genome shotgun sequence genome encodes these proteins:
- the LOC125850481 gene encoding scarecrow-like protein 9, which translates to MDPRFNGHPSSLNNFRFGNQPLPFSSEQRMINGPRFGLIYSDQNLLNGPRLENNFVQHDFGAVGFISGDHLHTNVESRTDLGVENDFNEDIDFSDAVLSYINRMLMEEDMEDKTDMLQESLELQAKEKSLYEALGKKYPPSPEQNVFTDRNSESPDDYFAGSIYNSTSNTGDSSGYLVDPRGVNISTDCNSSYFEGLSFHNTSSVCSSNSGSNVVDGFLDSPVSSFHNPDMYDESQSILNFQKGVEEASKFLPTSNKLLNSVDINGLPSREPQRQTGYAAAQVEEKDEGETSPTEARGKKNPLRGDNNIEGERSSKQAAVFTESTLRSEEFDIVLLNSMGKGGEALEAYQQNLRNAKSKTTVQISKGSKGGKGRGKKQGGKKEVIDLRTLMINCAQAVAADDSRIAYELLKQIRQHSSPFGDGNQRLAHCFADGLEARLAGTGSQIYKALVNKRTSAADLLKAYHLYLASCPFRKISSFASNKTIMIKAENATRVHVIDFGILYGFQWPTFIQRIAEREGGPPRLRITGIEFPQPGFRPAERIEETGRRLADYARSFNVPFEYHAIAKKWESITVEDLKLDKDEFLAVNCLYRFKNLHDETIAVESSRTVVLNLVRKIDPDIFVHGIVNGAYSAPFFVTRFREALFHFSAIFDMLETIVPREIPERRLIEREIFGREALNVIACEGWERVERPETYKQWQARIMGARFTQIPFDREEFVNKAIQKVRLGYHRDFVIDEDSQWLLLGWKGRTIYALSCWKPV; encoded by the exons ATGGATCCGAGGTTTAATGGACATCCGAGTTCTTTGAATAATTTTCGATTTGGGAACCAACCATTACCTTTTTCTTCAGAGCAGAGGATGATTAATGGACCaagatttggacttatttaTTCAGATCAGAATCTACTCAATGGTCCTAGACTTGAAAATAACTTTGTCCAACACGATTTTGGTGCTGTTGGATTTATAAGTGGTGACCATTTACATACTAATGTAGAATCAAGAACTGACCTTGGCGTTGAGAACGACTTCAACGAAGATATTGATTTCTCGGATGCAGTGTTGAGCTATATAAATCGGATGCTAATGGAAGAAGACATGGAGGACAAGACAGATATGCTTCAGGAGTCCTTGGAACTTCAAGCTAAAGAGAAGTCACTTTACGAGGCCCTCGGTAAGAAGTATCCGCCATCACCGGAGCAAAACGTGTTTACTGATCGGAACAGTGAGAGCCCTGATGACTACTTTGCAGGAAGTATATACAATTCCACAAGTAATACTGGTGACAGTAGTGGTTACCTAGTCGATCCAAGGGGGGTTAACATTTCCACTGACTGCAATTCTTCTTACTTCGAAGGCCTTTCATTTCATAATACTTCTTCAGTATGCTCATCAAATAGTGGGAGTAATGTTGTCGATGGATTCTTAGACTCTCCTGTTAGTTCTTTTCATAATCCTGATATGTATGATGAGAGTCAATCTATTTTAAACTTCCAGAAAGGAGTTGAAGAAGCAAGTAAGTTCCTCCCGACTAGTAATAAGTTGTTGAACAGTGTAGATATAAATGGCTTGCCATCTCGGGAGCCCCAAAGGCAAACTGGTTATGCAGCTGCTCAGGTGGAGGAAAAGGATGAGGGAGAGACTTCACCAACTGAGGCGAGAGGGAAGAAAAATCCTCTGAGGGGTGATAATAATATAGAAGGAGAAAGGAGTAGTAAACAGGCTGCGGTTTTTACTGAATCAACTCTACGATCGGAGGAGTTTGATATCGTCTTGCTGAATAGCATGGGGAAGGGAGGAGAAGCACTAGAAGCTTATCAACAAAACCTGAGGAATGCTAAAAGCAAAACTACAGTGCAGATATCAAAAGGATCAAAAGGAGGAAAGGGCCGGGGGAAGAAACAGGGTGGAAAGAAGGAAGTCATAGATTTGAGAACTCTCATGATAAATTGCGCACAGGCTGTTGCTGCTGACGATTCCAGGATTGCGTATGAACTTTTGAAACAAATCAGACAACATTCATCCCCATTTGGAGATGGAAACCAGAGATTGGCTCATTGCTTTGCAGATGGTCTCGAGGCACGTTTGGCTGGTACTGGTAGCCAGATATATAAAGCTCTTGTCAATAAACGAACATCTGCAGCTGATCTTTTGAAGGCCTACCATTTGTATCTCGCATCTTGCCCATTCAGAAAGATCTCAAGTTTTGCTTCAAACAAGACAATCATGATAAAGGCAGAGAATGCAACAAGGGTTCATGTTATTGACTTTGGCATCCTGTATGGTTTCCAATGGCCTACATTCATCCAACGTATTGCAGAAAGAGAAGGGGGGCCACCGAGGCTTCGTATTACTGGCATAGAGTTTCCCCAACCAGGTTTCAGACCAGCGGAGCGGATTGAGGAAACAGGTCGCCGTTTGGCTGATTATGCTCGATCCTTTAATGTTCCATTTGAATACCATGCAATTGCAAAGAAATGGGAGAGCATTACAGTTGAGGATCTAAAACTCGACAAAGATGAATTTCTTGCTGTCAACTGCTTGTATCGTTTTAAGAACCTGCATGATGAGACTATTGCAGTTGAAAGTTCAAGAACTGTCGTTCTCAACCTCGTAAGGAAGATCGATCCAGATATTTTCGTCCATGGTATTGTCAATGGGGCCTATAGTGCCCCATTTTTTGTCACACGGTTTCGTGAGGCCTTATTCCActtttctgcaatttttgatATGCTTGAAACTATTGTTCCCCGTGAGATTCCAGAAAGACGATTAATTGAGAGAGAGATATTTGGGAGGGAAGCCCTGAATGTCATAGCTTGTGAGGGGTGGGAAAGAGTTGAACGACCAGAGACATACAAGCAGTGGCAAGCTCGTATTATGGGGGCAAGGTTTACGCAGATACCTTTTGACCGGGAGGAATTCGTGAATAAGGCAATACAGAAAGTGAGGTTAGGATATCATAGAGACTTTGTAATCGATGAAGATAGCCAGTGGTTGTTGCTAGGGTGGAAAGGAAGAACAATTTACGCCTTATCCTGTTGGAAACCTGT GTAA